The following coding sequences lie in one Heliangelus exortis chromosome 6, bHelExo1.hap1, whole genome shotgun sequence genomic window:
- the VWC2L gene encoding von Willebrand factor C domain-containing protein 2-like isoform X3 translates to MEKLRRGMALHIHEAWILLFVIPALVTPAAINHEDYPADEGDQTSSNDNLIFDDYRGKGCVDDSGFVYKLGERFFPGHSNCPCVCTEDGPVCDQPECPKIHPKCTKVEHNGCCPECKEVRNFCEYHGKNYKILEEFKAPTALQEPR, encoded by the coding sequence ATGGAGAAGCTGAGGAGGGGGATGGCTCTTCATATCCATGAAGCCTGGATACTTCTGTTTGTAATCCCTGCTTTGGTCACTCCAGCTGCCATCAATCATGAAGACTACCCTGCTGATGAAGGGGACCAGACCTCCAGTAATGACAACCTGATCTTTGATGACTACCGAGGGAAGGGCTGTGTGGATGACAGTGGCTTTGTGTACAAACTGGGAGAGCGTTTTTTTCCGGGACATTCCAACTGCCCCTGTGTCTGTACTGAGGATGGACCTGTTTGTGATCAACCAGAATGCCCTAAAATCCACCCAAAGTGTACAAAAGTGGAACACAATGGATGCTGTCCAGAATGCAAAGAAGTGAGAAACTTTTGTGAATATCAtgggaaaaattacaaaatcttGGAGGAATTTAAG